In Oscillospiraceae bacterium, a genomic segment contains:
- the nusA gene encoding transcription termination factor NusA has product MNAEFFDALAQLEKEKNIPKAFMLDKISQAVAVAVRNDPDVGGENVELELDEENKTMRAVVLKEVVEEVENPALEISLELAREKDPLLNVGDMLRTPVDPMSFGRIAAQTAKQVIVQGIREVERGMIFQQYASKEHEILTGIVTRIDPRGNAYLRMIDSDEEGNTQMVLPQSEQVRGEELPEGSYVKVYVAEVRESTRGPQVFISRTHPGLVKRLFELEVPEIANGIVEVINVVREAGNRTKMAVRSLDPNVDAVGACVGNRGARVNNIVDELNGEKVDIIPYSDIDEEYVGAALSPARVSEVEMIGDDPKACRVIVPDDQLSLAIGRAGQNARLAARLTGIKIDIKSESYEM; this is encoded by the coding sequence ATGAACGCAGAATTTTTTGATGCGCTGGCGCAATTGGAAAAAGAAAAAAACATCCCCAAAGCCTTTATGCTGGATAAAATTTCACAAGCTGTCGCCGTTGCTGTACGCAACGATCCAGATGTCGGCGGTGAAAATGTCGAGCTAGAACTTGACGAAGAAAATAAAACCATGCGTGCCGTTGTGCTCAAAGAGGTTGTTGAGGAAGTTGAAAATCCGGCGTTAGAAATTTCGCTCGAGTTGGCGCGTGAAAAAGATCCTCTGCTCAATGTCGGCGATATGTTGCGCACACCGGTTGACCCGATGTCATTTGGGCGCATCGCGGCCCAGACGGCAAAACAGGTTATCGTACAGGGCATCCGTGAAGTTGAGCGCGGCATGATTTTTCAGCAATACGCCTCCAAAGAGCATGAGATTTTGACCGGCATTGTTACACGCATTGACCCACGCGGCAACGCTTATCTGCGTATGATCGACAGCGACGAGGAAGGTAATACGCAAATGGTACTACCGCAAAGCGAGCAAGTGCGCGGCGAAGAATTGCCCGAAGGCTCTTACGTTAAGGTATATGTCGCCGAGGTGCGCGAGTCAACGCGCGGCCCACAAGTCTTTATTTCTCGCACACACCCCGGGCTTGTCAAGCGCTTATTTGAACTCGAAGTGCCCGAAATTGCCAATGGCATCGTTGAAGTCATCAATGTTGTGCGTGAGGCGGGCAATCGCACCAAAATGGCAGTACGTTCGCTTGACCCAAATGTTGACGCCGTCGGCGCATGCGTCGGCAATCGCGGCGCACGGGTCAACAATATCGTTGACGAGTTAAATGGCGAAAAGGTTGATATTATCCCATACAGTGATATCGATGAAGAATATGTAGGCGCCGCGCTGTCGCCGGCACGTGTAAGCGAGGTGGAGATGATAGGCGACGACCCCAAAGCCTGCCGCGTCATTGTGCCGGACGACCAACTGTCACTCGCTATCGGCCGCGCCGGGCAAAACGCCAGGCTGGCAGCACGTTTGACGGGCATTAAGATTGATATTAAATCGGAGTCCTACGAAATGTAG
- a CDS encoding ribosome maturation factor RimP produces the protein MSRIADRVTAYAAPLAEQLGLTLWHVEFGKEAAGAVLRLTIDKPGGIGTDDCEQMSKAIDPWLDEEDFIPGAYSLEVSSPGIERVLYTDTQRKQFIGTDVDVKLYKAVDGKRTWQGVLTATDEQIILQCDDGEKTFDRADVAQIKVQYKE, from the coding sequence ATGAGCCGCATCGCCGACCGCGTTACCGCATACGCCGCGCCCCTTGCCGAGCAATTGGGGCTGACTTTATGGCATGTTGAGTTTGGCAAAGAGGCCGCAGGCGCAGTGTTGCGTCTGACCATTGACAAGCCTGGCGGCATCGGCACCGATGACTGCGAGCAAATGAGCAAAGCCATTGATCCTTGGTTGGATGAAGAGGACTTTATTCCCGGCGCATACTCATTGGAAGTATCCTCCCCCGGCATCGAACGTGTGTTGTACACCGATACGCAGCGCAAGCAGTTTATCGGCACAGATGTTGATGTCAAACTCTACAAAGCCGTTGACGGAAAACGTACTTGGCAAGGTGTATTAACTGCCACGGACGAACAGATTATCTTACAATGCGATGACGGCGAAAAAACATTTGACAGAGCCGATGTCGCACAAATAAAAGTACAATACAAGGAGTAA